CTGGAGTTAAATTGAGAATCTCTGAGGATTTAATTTTGGCGACAGCAGACTCACCAGATTTAACTTCAAACCCTTGACTGACAAAAGAAGGAGAAACATATTTAATTCCCAGTGATGCTTCTTTAGGTTTGCTATCATCTTTGGAGACAACTAACAATGCCACTTTGTCAGGATTTTCTGTCGTAGTTGCTGTTTCTACAGGAACATTGATATAATCTTCTTCAGAAACATGCTTTTGCTCTTCTACTTCAAGGTTTACGCAACTGCCTGTAGAAGTTACTGATTCTTCTGCAAGCTGTGTAGGATTTGTCATGGGGGCTGCAGTTTCTACTAAACTCAACCTGCTACAGACATCTGTATGAAGGGGAGATTCTCCTGCAGAGGTTGGCTTTTCTAAGGTTGTGATCTGACCACAACTTTCCCTAATAGCCGTGACTTCTTTTGTGGGAGAGGCCATTTGCAATGCAATCATGATTTGATCCTCAATTGGAATTAAAGTTTCCACTCCAGCTTTTCCTTGTCCTACCACAGCTGTAGTTCCTACAGCAAGCATGCTATGGTCCTCTGTGGGTGTTATGGGTTCCATTATGTTCTTTCCACAATCTTCTGAGGGAGCTAATTTTGCACATCTGCCACGATCTCCCACTGGATCTGGTGACGTTCCTATCACAGAATCACTAAGCGAGTTTCTCGAGTAATTTTGTTTTGCAGAAACAATTTTTGCGGCAGTCTTTCGGGTGATATATGGGGAGTAGGTTGGTGAAAAAGATTCTAGATGCCTGGTCTCTGATGACTTCAGTTTCTCAAGCTTGAGTCGGCCAAAATCATCATCTGGGAGGTGGAAATCCTTGATAACAAATCGGGAGGAGAGGTATTTCAGGCTAAAGAGCTCTCTGTTATCTGGGAACTGAGGCACTGAGCAGTGCTGCCCAGGCTCTGAGGGGATGCTCAGTAATCCTTCTGTAACACTGACTGCATGTCCttctgaaaaaaatgaacaaaaaagtgTTACACTGATCACCTGAAGTTCCACTCACACAATGTCTATTGAAATGCCCACATACCATAATCAGTGAAGACATTCCAGCACACAATAAAGCACAACATAATTTGCAATTACAGTactggcaaaaataaataaataatttaatccATCTCACCTTTATCATCCTGTACCCTTTTGCACCTTTGAGAAAACCTGGGGCTGTTATACTCCAACATTGTTCTTTTCTTCCTTAATACTCTCTGTTCCAAATTGCGACTCAATGTAGACTGCAAGTCTTCAAAAAGCTGTCGCTGACCTATATCGCTGCCTGCTACAGAGCTACTCTGTGTAGTTGCAGAACACGCTATTGTTTTAAGAAGCGATTTATTGGTGCCACTGAATTGACTTTCCAAAGTGGGcttgagtttatttatttcatttagtttGTTTGCACAGTTCATTTTATCCGAACTATTACAGTCATGTTCATCTGGACTACTGCTATCCTGAATAACCTCTATGTTAACTGGTTTGCCACCACCGTCCACTTGAAGGGACCTCCTTTTAAAGATGGGAAACAGTTCCTTGTTTTCCTTTGTGCAGTTTTCTTTTCCGCACCGGGGATCAGACTTTAAATTCAAATTAGTACCAGCAGCAATGATCCCTGTATCAGCCAGCATTGTAGAAATCTGATTGGGGTGTGATTCTGCAGTAACTATCATACCCGGACTCCTGCACCATCCATTTCCCTTGCCCCTTCCCCGCCCTCTTCCTCGCCCTCTTCCTCTGCGTGTTTTCCTACCAGCACAAGTTGCCACGGCACCAGTGGTTGAAGGTGAAGACAGCAGGCTCCCGCTGCTGCCTGAACATGTTAGAGGCTCACTTTGACCGGAAAGCCCAGCAGTAGTACCATCTTGCAGAGTGACTGGTTCTTTGTTATCCACACTGGACATGGACTTTCTAGGTATTCCTCTGCTTCTTCTCTTGCCCCTGCCCAATTGGCTTTCTATCACAGCCTCCAAGTCAACTTTCCTCTGACAAGAGGCCATTCCCCTGGTGGTCCTTACATAATACTCCACTGGGAACAGGAGACCCTCAACCAAAGTGCAGGAGCTCAATGGATTCTCTGCTAAAGCCTCTTCTATCTTAGAGTCCGCCTCAGTCAGGCTAATCCCCATCTCAAAGGAATGACCTCCAGGAACAAAATCTATAGTGTCAGTGACATTTAATTCAGCTGGCTCTGTTTGCCCAGATGCAACCTTATTATGGGGTAGAGCAGTAACTTCTGCCTTTTGGGGCCCTGCATTGCTGCCTGAGATCTCCTTATCTTCCTCAGTATGCTTACAATCTTCAGGacttgcatttttaaacatttgtatttgGGGTAGTCTATCATGAGCAATGCATATGTCGACAAGAGGTTCATTATAAGGACTACTATAATGATTAATACCCGCCAACACCATAGGTGAACCCTGACTTGTTTCAGAAATATTTTCATCTGAATTGGTTTCATTACAAACGGCACCTGAACTTTCGAAGATACTTATTCTGCAACCATTTGCTGAAATTGTGGATGAGGCCATCAATTCTACGTCTTTGGTGTGATCTTTGAAAATGCTACTTTTCAAAACTGGAGAACCTGGATTCAGATTCTCAGCACTGTCCAACACTTGGGACTCATTTCCCTTCTCGCTATTTTCTGTATCAGAATTTTTCTCCTCCCATCTGAATCGACTTCTCTTGGATTGCATACGACTTCTAGACAGCCGTTTAAGTTTTGGATTAATTGAACTCTTTCCCTGGTAGCTCGGACTGTAGGATTCTAGATCAGGGCTATCTGAGTGCTGAGTAGTGAGTGAGGCCAACAGAGAGCCACACGGACTGGTGGACTGGCTGATTACTTCCGGATTAAGGTTAAAAGTGACAGTTGTCTTCTTGTCCTGGTTTGTATCTGCAATGTGATCGAGCGCATCAAGGGATGAATCCAGTTGTTCCTCTAAAGTGcctacaatgaaaaataaaaaagtattactTGTAATCAGACCAACTCTTTAAAAGTCAATTCAAGTAAAACTTTTCAAAACGTCTGTGCCTCACCCAGCACAGCAGATGGATTAGTATTCTCTTCCTGAAGAAGCTCATTCTGTTCTTTGATTCTGCTCTTAACATGATTTCTCACCACCTCGGATCGTTCTGAACGCTGTCAAATGGCAAGAATAACAGCTTAGTTTTTATACTGTGTTGCAATATACTTGACAATTGTGTATTGCCTCTCCCTTGAGCTGAACACTGGTTAAGATTAAATCCTGCCTGGTAACAACTTTTAcatgctctatatatatatatatatatatatatatatatatatatatatatatatatatatatatatatatatatttaataattaatattgtgCCCTTTTCACAACACTGTGAAAACTGTATAATTTAAAAGAGTAGACAGGGAAAGTGGGATTAGCACCAAGATAAAACTTAAAATATGAACTAGGCCATGGCAGTAAAGCATTGCAAGGTATAATGTCATATATAAACTTAATTATATTCATACCTTCAATCTCTGAACAGTTTTGCTGTACTCCCTCTTCAGTAAAGCCAATCTTTCTTTAATctgtaacatattttttaaaacaacgcTGTCAACGTACAATCCAAATAATGCATTATATCTAATACTTGACTCTTATTTAGTTCATATCATTTAAATAAGTGTCATTTATAGTGTACTTATTCTGTTTGTATTACCCACTGATTTCAACACTGCAATACTTAATAACATTATGTATCTGTACGCagtattgttatattttaaaaagatatgCCGATATTATACAAACCTTCTGTCTTTCCTGGCAGCTCAGCTGCGGTTTCTTCAAGCATTCAGCCATATTGTTCCGATGTGAGGTGTCAGTTACAGTGTTCAGCAATCAGTACCTGTCCATTGCTGACGTAAAACCAAATAAAAATCttattacataaataaatgcaaaaaataaacaaataatgcaaatCTCTAGGGGTCAGTTGCAGAGTACCAAATTTaatccacttgatgtgtctaactagtggattaagcaggtttagtccacttgattggactaaagttagtacaacTAATCCCGAATGCAGCAtaccagaagttaatcatcaagtacatctgaaaactttattccatagatttttttttttttttttttaaacacttctttacgcaagtcaaggttgttataatagtagaaaacactagtggaggctttgagtaaattgttgatgctcataatgcatcagagtagaaaaatgcaacatgtctaagacacacagcagtgtatatattttGGTTGTGTTTTTAGAGCAAAAAATAATCACACTGTCAACAAGAAGTACAAGCATCACCAGACAAACATAATGTCCTTCACATGATACGTAAAACAGAGGTCCTAGTATAAGtgcctctgcagcagcagttgttgatgcatagtttaccccctaacctctgtaaatcgctttaataacaataatttaacttatgtacttgctttaaaatacatttaaaaaaaacaaacaaacctgaaAACGTCTTCTGCAGgcgtttttacatttttattctccTGAGCTCCAGCACCGTTACGTCTCTGTTTGTGCTTTTTAATTTAGCAGCGTGATGAAAATGAAGTGCCTGTCATATCCCGCCACATACTACAAAAGCCCAAACTAATCACTCGCATTTGTTTTGATTTAGGCACACTGAACATAAATGTAACACAATTAAGCTATACCTGACGCACAGATACCTGAAAATGTGTCATACATaggttcaattaaataaattgGTACTTTTATCTTACATAAAGTTTTTGCAGTCAGTTTCTCAACAACACGAACCGAGCTTCTCTTTGCTCACCTAGCCAAACTTGTGTACGTAGTGATCGTGTACTTCCTGCAAGCGAACGGAAGTTAGAAACGCAGGCTGCAGAAACTGACAGCATAGGAGTGAATTTTGTGTTCATTTGAACAagggtgtgtttatttattgaaaaacatCATGGAGCTGTGCGAAATTCTCTACAACAAAGCCGAGTACATAGAAACGGTAATATagctgtcttttttttgtatGCGCGAGATGAGATGTAAAAATGTTGAAGCTGTATTTAACCTACCAGTACGTAATTAAACATGGTATGAATCTAAACGAATAACGCTAAATTGGTGGTCAGCGGCACatattaatacagtaataaaatacaataaacgtaTTTGGTAATATGCTCGTGTGAAATGAATTTACAAAGAGTTTTGGTGTTTTCGTATCCTGTGATGGCAGATTGAACTATCCCTGTGCTTTTTTGTAGGCATCTGGTAATAAAGTAAGCAGACAGTCTGTACTCTGTGGAAGCCAAAATATTGTGCTAAATGGAAAAGTAAGTCCTTTTTTATCTTATTTAAGCagcaaaataacacaaaagtgACACATGTATACTGATTTTAGATATTTTCCAAAACTAAGCTATACACCTGAACATTTGGCAGTGTTGTATCTGTCATGTTTGTTCCCCATGGATGCTAGCACTTAATGTATGTGctgctttttttatatttttactgcTACTAGGGGATTCCTGTAGCGCCGAAACTAATTTTTTAGTAAATGCGTTATTAGAGAATTGTTTATTTACAAATACTGTACGTTGTCACTGTAAGAAGTAATCGTTTGTGCTTCTTCACCCCAGACTATTGTTATGAATGATTGCATCATTCGAGGGGACCTGGCAAACGTCAGGGTTGGGCGTCACTGTGTGATCAAGAGCCGGAGTGTAATAAGACCACCGTTTAAGAAATTCAGCAAAGGGTAAGTTGCATTGTGATGATGAAAAGGTTTGGTTAATCACTCTGTGTAACTCAATTATGACTTATTTATGACTTCAGATTGTCAGTATGGTATGCATCTATGATCCGCAGATTGACAAATAATCGCTAAGTAACGCAATGGGCacttttatagatttttttccaTGTTGGCCTATTTGTACAGTGCAGCCAGGTACAGTACATAGACATATGCACAATACTCACTGTGTAGTAAATATCATGTATTATATTTCCTGTTACCTAGgtaaacataaaatgaaagaacatttaattaaaaataatgtacagttcTGTACCTAAACCCATAACTTACTATAGCCACTTGAGGTCAGTAGAGATAGCAGAGGCGCATATTTTAGTAAGAATGTGTTAAATGACATTGCTACTGTATCAGACAATCATTTAATTAACCCAAAGAATAAAGCAAGACAATTACTATGACAAATTTTAATATATTGGTTTCCTTCCCCAGAAACAATAATAGTTAAGACAAGgattataccaaatcacatttCAGAGGTGTTTGACAGTTACCAGCATTATTCACCAGAGGGCAGCAGATTTCTACAAGTTGTCATACTGGGGAATTGTCAAGTGTATTTCTTGCCTCAAAATCCATAAATTAATGAGAActtttagttgtgtgtgtgtgtgtgtgtatatatatatatatatatatatatatatatatatatatatatatatatatatatatatatatatatatatataaatatatataattacacatagTAGCTATATTTACACAACAACGATGCTCAAAAAACTTTTAATActcaacaagaaaatgtaaacatgtcCAAGAAAACCACATTTGACTTGGCTCTGGTACAGCAAAATAAATACCCGTGTCCAAGCTTGACACACACTTGGCAAATTTCATTTTCTGCATAACAGAATAAGACGGCAGTGAGTATGAACCTGGAAAGTTAGGTTCTGTTTTGAGTAGTGTTGATAGATATCTTGAACAACACattttatcacattttttaaatccatgtaatataaaaaataacaagggCTGCAGTGCATTTCAAGAAAATAATTAATCACGGGGTTCTGCACCATTTCATGAACTACTTGAGAGAGAGTGtaatttgatcattttattttcatatgtttATATAAATCTGATCCTGTCTCATACAATATGGCCCCATTCATAATTGAATACAGTGTCACTGAAAATGACAACACTGTTTGGTCTGATAAAACCAAACCATTATGTGTTAGACAGAATATTCTATGTCTGCATCACTCTTTAAGTGGCTCAGTCTTTTAGTGCAATCAATGCACAGCTGTACGGCTCCCACAAAAGGAACCTTGGTCCAACTCTATAGATGATAAACCCAGATCAAGCTGTCCTGAAGTCATTACACCAGCCCAGGAtcagcattttgttacatttgttacatttgcTTCCATCCAGCTTAATGCTGGATGTTTTTTGCATTGTATCCTGTGTTTTATTAGCTTATGCGTGTAACAAATatgacaacaaaaaaacaaacaaacaaacagaaaggcTTAATTTTGTAgccatttagtttttgttttgtaatggcTTACGTGACGCTACAGATTTTAACAATTTGAGATACTTGGAGGCTCCAAAGGACATTAGCAACAGCAATAATTACTTgagtttttgttgttattttactATGATCCTGATATCTTTTAAGGTCTTTAGGAGTTAAGCAATGAATTACATGCAGAACTGCATGACTAATTTACTTCAGAGAGAAGGTCATCACAGCTTATTTCAAAAGTAGCTCAGCCAGTTGCAGATATCAGATTActtatggaagaaaaaaaaatctcaacatgCTGAAAACACTGCATTACATTTATGAATccaaataaaattatataaaaatacatatgaaTTACATTGCTTCCCATTAATCTTTAGCCACCCATGCAAGAATTCTATGGGGGTCTGGTGTCTGGGCGGACAGGTCTGTTGATATTGCAACTGCTTAAATCATGATTGAATATTCAGTGCCAGGGCAACCTGGGCAATGGTGCCCGGGGCCAGaggggggcccacacacataGAGAAATTTaattgcaaatatgagtaaataatttgtttttactactgtatttcttacaaaatgttttttttttttttaaatcggacaACTCATGTCTccagtttagcgagggactactgatcctgaaaacctttttgatagaaaaatatattgtatttgggGGTGGGCAGTGGAGGTCCATTGCCCAGGGCCCACAAAAACCTGTCGTAACCGATAGTGCCTCCCGGAAGCATTATAAGATAGAATAAACCTGTTTGATCCTGCCTGCTATATGATAGTGCAGCCGGAGGCATTATTACAGGGAGGCACTATCAAATAGGCGAATACCCTGTCTCGTGATGTTGCCAGGTGTCCCAAAAATAAATTTCTTTTTGCATGGTGAAGTGCtctctttattgtattttacagtaTGGGAACAAGCACTGTTTCCTTGCCTGTCCCAACTTGAATCTGTGTTCCCTTAATGACAAGCACTGTCTGAGTTGAATGCACTGACCCAGGGACAGGTACAGCAATATAAACCTTAAATAGAAAATGCATGAAGTGGTGTTATATATGGACCAAAATTATTTAAACCAGTGATGATTTACCAAAGGTAATACTATGAAAATGTAATCAATAAATGTTATTCATACAGTGCCCCCCCCTCAAAAAAATATTGTACTTGCTTCAAATCAAGAGATGCACCACAAACCTACCTTTATGAAGCTACGTTAGTTTTATACCTCTAAAATAGCTACTTTGATTTAGTCTTAACCAATCAAAACGCTTAAAAATctgttgttttcatttcaaaatgtaatctgaCGAACCAACAGGCTGCAAAATTTCAAAACAGCCAATCAGGATAATGAGAAAGAAATGATGGATACAATGTTTGAAGTAAAATGGCAACTAAAGCTTTAAAATTGTTGGACGTGTAAATTTGTTTATTAATATAGTATTTTCAGTACTGTAATGGTTTAATACTTCTTGGACATAGTCTGCATGTTATTTGGTGTTTTgtgatttttgttaaaaaaaaaaaaaaaaaagacgctcATCAAAACCTTGCTTTATATACATAAAGCAACACTGCCGCGGATGAGTTTGCACAAAATGCATCTCCTTATTCCTCATCTTTCTATACTAGCACCTAATAATATATTGAGGGCTTCTGGTTTGCAGTGTTTTCCTTGTATTTAACTACTTCATCACTtgcattctcatatccactttgacatctgacacattctttCCATCGTTCAACGCTTCTTTAACCTGCTGtgtaccagtctgccagagggcgGGATTGCTACGAGCACTGTATGccttctgattggtggaagtattttTGTCGgtccaatcaaaaccgccaataaagccgAAATAAGTTCTCCGCCTGTTATAGGATATAGGTTTGAGAACCACATGGTTACGACACCGGCCCTGTTCAGTGCACAACACACAGCAGCAGACGTTTTCACATACAAGTGCAATGAAATTATGTAGGTCTAGcatttgtccttttattttcttGCAGTCATCTGTATTTTTAATAGAAAtccagttatttaaaaataagataAGAGTCCTTTACAAGGTGCTATCTCTAGCTTTATGAATAGCAGTAGACGTAAAAGGTTAATTAGATTGGTTATGTATTGTTGGCTGTGATATTACCCAGCCCCAAAATAGATTATTTCTTatttggttctgtgatcccagaTCATTAGCTCTTTGATatagaccttaaaagacaccaggaTGTACAGTTATTGTATGGCACATCAGAACAGAATAAACATCTATATTCAAAGATTTGTTAAAAAAGAAGCAAATCTTTGTGAAGAATGGGATGAGTGAAAGCTAATTATCATCAGACATCACTTCCACCCCTTCTTTAAAACACCAACATTTGCAGTACAGCATTTGTATATGGCTATATGTAAAATTGTAAAGCCACATCTTCATCCTGTGTTTTGTTACCAGGGACATGAATGCCAAGtttaaattactttaaatttCGACACAAATATTTGATCTTTTTCACCTGTCCTTGATGAGCCTCCTTAGTTATGTACTTGGGGCAAATGTCTGGAATACAGCATTGATTCCTATATGAAAGAGCTAATGAAGCATACAGTATGAGTGGGGAACAGTCTACTGAAATGTTGCACTGATAATGTTTTACAATTTGGAGCATTTTGTGcagttgcatatacagtatataaaaagttaTAGTAATGCATAGTTCTCTAGGGTAGTTAAAGTATAATTATTTGTTACAATTATTCTGATTTGATAGATTCCAGCATGTTAAGCAGTGTCTTAGTCTGATTAGAAGCATTAACAGACCCAGTGAGCTGTAAAACATGGTTTATTTCATAGTCTAAAAATAGGCATTTCTATATTTCacgatttaaacaaaatatttattaaagcagaaaaaatagcattgtcacgttcaaaattgatcattttctgtAGAGTTATTGTACAACAAATGcgcctaaatatttaaatgctaccTGAAataacagtaaatgctaaattgtagaatatttcttttttttatgtcagccttttcaccatcagtgaattatcaaacaaaataaaaacataaatacatgtaaagataacgacatgtgaaatgtccccctcttgtactggacagagcgatctttagcagaaatattttggATATTTGATACAGCTGGtatctttttcgttgaagacattttaaaagaaactggGCAGCTCTATGCAGAGTGTTCAGTAATTCACCGGACGTAAACTGAACTGGCTGGCAGGTTCCTAATGCATTGTtacaggtagtgcgtcaataaggcaaccgtttgctgtatttattttggagttataaaaaaaatatgtatatttactgaggctgtcaagcgattaaaaaaaataataaaaaatcaatcGCAATTTAAAACTTTGAATCTCAGTTAAtattggttttaatcgcatatttaattgatacaattactgcatccacctcattcagatttgttttattactgaaatTAGTATTACTATCATTGTTAATATACCATCATACAAAAAACAGTCAATCATAAAAACCCTGTGTTCTTATTTCTGGATTCATATTGTTGGCCCCTCTTTATGGTTTtagatttatttacacagaattatacagaaaaactccagcatttgctgttaaattgtttgaaccaaatGCTCAATCACAGcagagtcagtttattactcaccttactgcatttcaaattaaactTTACATGTTCTTATCGGTTTCTTTTAAAAGGGTATCTGTtacactattatatatatatatatatatatatatatatatatatatatatatatatatataatatttttttttcaaataaatgtggTCAGCTTTGGTAATGTCCCACTGAAAGTAGCccagtaagtaaataaataaataatcacatgaTG
The window above is part of the Acipenser ruthenus chromosome 22, fAciRut3.2 maternal haplotype, whole genome shotgun sequence genome. Proteins encoded here:
- the palb2 gene encoding partner and localizer of BRCA2 isoform X2; protein product: MAECLKKPQLSCQERQKIKERLALLKREYSKTVQRLKRSERSEVVRNHVKSRIKEQNELLQEENTNPSAVLGTLEEQLDSSLDALDHIADTNQDKKTTVTFNLNPEVISQSTSPCGSLLASLTTQHSDSPDLESYSPSYQGKSSINPKLKRLSRSRMQSKRSRFRWEEKNSDTENSEKGNESQVLDSAENLNPGSPVLKSSIFKDHTKDVELMASSTISANGCRISIFESSGAVCNETNSDENISETSQGSPMVLAGINHYSSPYNEPLVDICIAHDRLPQIQMFKNASPEDCKHTEEDKEISGSNAGPQKAEVTALPHNKVASGQTEPAELNVTDTIDFVPGGHSFEMGISLTEADSKIEEALAENPLSSCTLVEGLLFPVEYYVRTTRGMASCQRKVDLEAVIESQLGRGKRRSRGIPRKSMSSVDNKEPVTLQDGTTAGLSGQSEPLTCSGSSGSLLSSPSTTGAVATCAGRKTRRGRGRGRGRGRGKGNGWCRSPGMIVTAESHPNQISTMLADTGIIAAGTNLNLKSDPRCGKENCTKENKELFPIFKRRSLQVDGGGKPVNIEVIQDSSSPDEHDCNSSDKMNCANKLNEINKLKPTLESQFSGTNKSLLKTIACSATTQSSSVAGSDIGQRQLFEDLQSTLSRNLEQRVLRKKRTMLEYNSPRFSQRCKRVQDDKGHAVSVTEGLLSIPSEPGQHCSVPQFPDNRELFSLKYLSSRFVIKDFHLPDDDFGRLKLEKLKSSETRHLESFSPTYSPYITRKTAAKIVSAKQNYSRNSLSDSVIGTSPDPVGDRGRCAKLAPSEDCGKNIMEPITPTEDHSMLAVGTTAVVGQGKAGVETLIPIEDQIMIALQMASPTKEVTAIRESCGQITTLEKPTSAGESPLHTDVCSRLSLVETAAPMTNPTQLAEESVTSTGSCVNLEVEEQKHVSEEDYINVPVETATTTENPDKVALLVVSKDDSKPKEASLGIKYVSPSFVSQGFEVKSGESAVAKIKSSEILNLTPALTFQSDRDSQREFHSTSGNSPTFPSLGCTPAFLLKHGSPIIGTSPGNPMFPNITSPKPNTSPLREDRDSASQKAESPERDLDRYFTDSIWSNDQESQPVNSLENTREQQGDLVAYDSLLKGNDTLSKILPLDEPNIIAEEHQPSTPGLRQSATQTLQLVSKLKTPTGSCLIDLCSVQWCGDSAAQVAQCVVTACESVVSLWGPQPQGQWTVLYTWTFVKFPVIQLVTFPDALCQFCVALGKLEIREARVLGYSNASRCFEQSVLCSGDIKAVLGVSRRRLVSCCDSLQSQKVELVSVSKEGRIEDVVTLTHPRQTIVAFAEVEGEDEALVGTTGTSDVVIWNMKTAQLLQTISLGEIYPDAVCLRSYSESGILYALLQHQYVDNTESCNGAMFKLVAINPINTKSSLVQSFTLPAECTGRYVDGDVKGRSIAAAFHTGVVAVWDLSIGHCSAVLSPDCAGSWTLVRWSDTDSCLLTGQLNGDVSIYTYTGTCSREGF
- the palb2 gene encoding partner and localizer of BRCA2 isoform X1: MAECLKKPQLSCQERQKIKERLALLKREYSKTVQRLKRSERSEVVRNHVKSRIKEQNELLQEENTNPSAVLGTLEEQLDSSLDALDHIADTNQDKKTTVTFNLNPEVISQSTSPCGSLLASLTTQHSDSPDLESYSPSYQGKSSINPKLKRLSRSRMQSKRSRFRWEEKNSDTENSEKGNESQVLDSAENLNPGSPVLKSSIFKDHTKDVELMASSTISANGCRISIFESSGAVCNETNSDENISETSQGSPMVLAGINHYSSPYNEPLVDICIAHDRLPQIQMFKNASPEDCKHTEEDKEISGSNAGPQKAEVTALPHNKVASGQTEPAELNVTDTIDFVPGGHSFEMGISLTEADSKIEEALAENPLSSCTLVEGLLFPVEYYVRTTRGMASCQRKVDLEAVIESQLGRGKRRSRGIPRKSMSSVDNKEPVTLQDGTTAGLSGQSEPLTCSGSSGSLLSSPSTTGAVATCAGRKTRRGRGRGRGRGRGKGNGWCRSPGMIVTAESHPNQISTMLADTGIIAAGTNLNLKSDPRCGKENCTKENKELFPIFKRRSLQVDGGGKPVNIEVIQDSSSPDEHDCNSSDKMNCANKLNEINKLKPTLESQFSGTNKSLLKTIACSATTQSSSVAGSDIGQRQLFEDLQSTLSRNLEQRVLRKKRTMLEYNSPRFSQRCKRVQDDKEGHAVSVTEGLLSIPSEPGQHCSVPQFPDNRELFSLKYLSSRFVIKDFHLPDDDFGRLKLEKLKSSETRHLESFSPTYSPYITRKTAAKIVSAKQNYSRNSLSDSVIGTSPDPVGDRGRCAKLAPSEDCGKNIMEPITPTEDHSMLAVGTTAVVGQGKAGVETLIPIEDQIMIALQMASPTKEVTAIRESCGQITTLEKPTSAGESPLHTDVCSRLSLVETAAPMTNPTQLAEESVTSTGSCVNLEVEEQKHVSEEDYINVPVETATTTENPDKVALLVVSKDDSKPKEASLGIKYVSPSFVSQGFEVKSGESAVAKIKSSEILNLTPALTFQSDRDSQREFHSTSGNSPTFPSLGCTPAFLLKHGSPIIGTSPGNPMFPNITSPKPNTSPLREDRDSASQKAESPERDLDRYFTDSIWSNDQESQPVNSLENTREQQGDLVAYDSLLKGNDTLSKILPLDEPNIIAEEHQPSTPGLRQSATQTLQLVSKLKTPTGSCLIDLCSVQWCGDSAAQVAQCVVTACESVVSLWGPQPQGQWTVLYTWTFVKFPVIQLVTFPDALCQFCVALGKLEIREARVLGYSNASRCFEQSVLCSGDIKAVLGVSRRRLVSCCDSLQSQKVELVSVSKEGRIEDVVTLTHPRQTIVAFAEVEGEDEALVGTTGTSDVVIWNMKTAQLLQTISLGEIYPDAVCLRSYSESGILYALLQHQYVDNTESCNGAMFKLVAINPINTKSSLVQSFTLPAECTGRYVDGDVKGRSIAAAFHTGVVAVWDLSIGHCSAVLSPDCAGSWTLVRWSDTDSCLLTGQLNGDVSIYTYTGTCSREGF